From the Lathyrus oleraceus cultivar Zhongwan6 chromosome 4, CAAS_Psat_ZW6_1.0, whole genome shotgun sequence genome, one window contains:
- the LOC127137261 gene encoding uncharacterized protein LOC127137261, producing MAVCDWNMCFTFVLAGWEGTAHDARVFDQALTNVNLNFPHPPPGKYYLVDSGYPTPIGYIGPYRCERYHLPDFRRSNGFANNNEVFNYYHSSLRCTIERTFGVWKNRFAILRCMPKFKFQTQVQIVVATMTIHNFIRRNAEIDVDFNLYEDENTTIHHDDYHISPNLDQSQVLNVASSLEMDHVRDSIRNKIIEYKLKT from the exons ATGGCTGTATGTGATTGGAATATGTGTTTCACTTTTGTATTAGCCGGTTGGGAAGGTACTGCCCATGATGCACGTGTTTTTGACCAAGCTCTCACAAATGTGAACCTTAATTTTCCACACCCTCCTCCTG GTAAGTATTATTTGGTAGATTCTGGCTATCCAACACCAATAGGATACATTGGTCCCTACAGATGTGAACGTTATCACCTTCCTGATTTTAGGCGTTCTAACGGGTTCGCAAATAATAATGAAGTATTTAATTATTATCACTCAAGTTTAAGGTGCACAATAGAAAGAACTTTTGGAGTATGGAAGAACAGATTTGCAATTTTGCGTTGTATGCCCAAGTTCAAATTTCAGACGCAGGTTCAAATAGTCGTCGCAACAATGACCATTCACAACTTTATTAGAAGGAATGCAGAAATTGATGTTGATTTTAATCTTTATGAAGATGAAAATACAACCATTCACCATGATGATTACCATATATCGCCTAACTTAGATCAATCACAAGTTTTAAATGTCGCTTCATCATTAGAGATGGATCACGTTCGCGACTCAATTCGCAATAAAATTATAGAGTACAAGTTAAAAACTTAA